Proteins from one Parasteatoda tepidariorum isolate YZ-2023 chromosome 4, CAS_Ptep_4.0, whole genome shotgun sequence genomic window:
- the LOC107444544 gene encoding uncharacterized protein, producing the protein MIIRNNGIIQIFVTSWVILVALCTTEEINKPTDNSTLLSNTTEFNATSEDISVLENITDTDYPSVNNSLTENVEDLVKSHRRAASIDSERTKSWVRVYNRPPGAKSDSFFNYGTRGNTSAHATVDEWSSKGDDVKNAIDRIDSTKAQDFLRVKPKLNEKTQNLIPRIKKPVAVSTRPFVSTKLTTKSIPTTTTKATSPEITTPTPIKNQTFNKPGYIVWSTNDGATAGGWTLDDPIDETNQKPLPEDTSRWNVVGEGGDEGWQVLDDKGDVEWKIEYDDGEWRVTSTGDIPADAEWVDPEYFWGASGESLAEDDEYNSWPADDYNYAPWVGATAFSVGNGNSSENKNDEIAETTAKSITQSVNADIKESKLIKDKLPTSQTPAQFGIRKKLPLRKFSNVSSVQERTDSPITDLADDTSKNVVEEPRTKEVQLRGKSWGQNVAFPNDAPKRIEAYGSKTWEVDNTGYNSNFGGETWIAANKDFPAAPWVPKSSIAQSQDSTKNTPNENENIENPVQAWGTGYGTKTWKGNAWDSNVVWKTGFGGALPWTPDNSSNAWPFADQPSIESDSRTDAKNELVWSQPAISKDTDADSKLKPIELSNQRGNGVRIKWPSKQKGGPYSLKKTTPSRRTEEESWGDDSSVGVVWKDQKTSTPSSDLSTANAPVNIDNSKGQQWQSGGWKVKTFDEEPKLTTFSWKSNIPIKTSNLISVKLDSADDTAPVPEPVSWNQGQWPSGEINGFPYWVFGGCKIQCRSTENDANDDTDNKDTRSDTAEDDTSSAPTDAPPTTVSKEWPSQETSGKSWRPPSKSWKPPHPKRQPPTKSWKPPPTKSWQPPPTKSWKPPVGPNIPIKFPVPPPNAWKNPSSSTSLTEPTPTPTTPWTETPTQPPTNWNPPATFPPSMQWKNPGIKSVKSWKPPPTKTWKPPTGLGKSWKPPIATPIPDAWPSPSKPDCKDTTQAPPSTLQPKKEDESGEDVPPKIIIITKLPKNKVFPPTSDDKDTDDDSKPKPTNKPWKFPARKYNPKSSKNRRDRFITPKGNSKKFPLPPGKYFKPGSTIKGWPKGVPPPTFVWPVNKLKKFPGKKPSSLDQFKKYMEANQKKSKSKTWKQMIKKWINGR; encoded by the exons ATGATTATTCGGAATAATGGG atcatacaaatatttgttacaagTTGGGTGATTCTTGTTGCCTTATGCACCACGGAGGAAATAAACAAACCAACGGACAACTCAACCCTACTCTCTAACACTACTGAATTTAATGCAACGTCAGAGGATATCAGCGTACTTGAAAACATAACTGATACTGATTATCCATCAGTGAATAATTCATTGACAGAAAATGTTGAAGATCTTGTTAAGTCTCACAGAAGAGCAGCAAGTATTGACAGCGAGAGAACTAAATCTTGGGTCAGAGTGTATAACCGTCCTCCAG GTGCTAAATCAGATTCCTTCTTTAACTATGGAACCAGAGGAAACACAAGTGCACACGCAACAGTCGATGAATGGAGTTCCAAAGGAGATGATGTCAAGAATGCAATCGACAGGATAGATAGCACGAAAGCTCAAGATTTTCTCAGGGTGAAGCCTAAGTTGAATGAGAAAACTCAAAACTTAATCCCTAGAATAAAAAAGCCAGTTGCAGTATCAACCAGACCCTTCGTTTCTACAAAGCTAACCACGAAATCTATTCCGACGACCACAACAAAAGCAACAAGTCCAGAAATCACGACGCCTACACCAATAAAGAATCAAACGTTTAACAAGC cGGGATATATTGTGTGGTCAACAAATGATGGTGCCACTGCAGGTGGTTGGACATTAGACGATCCGATAGATGAAACAAACCAGAAGCCTCTTCCAGAAGATACAAGTCGATGGAAT GTTGTCGGGGAAGGTGGCGATGAAGGGTGGCAAGTTCTTGATGACAAAGGCGACGTGGAATGGAAAATAGAGTATGATGATGGAGAGTGGAGAGTGACCAGTACAGGTGACATCCCGGCTGATGCTGAGTGGGTAGATCCAGAATATTTCTGGGGTGCTTCAGGAGAATCTCTGGCTGAAGATGATGAATACAATTCCTGGCCTGCCGATGATTACAACTATGCTCCTTGGGTGGGAGCGACCGCTTTCTCAGTTGGCAATGGAAATTCTAGCGAAAATAAGAATGATGAAATTGCAGAAACAACAGCAAAAAGCATAACCCAGTCAGTAAACGCAG atataaaagaatcaaaattaataaaagataagCTTCCCACTTCACAAACACCTGCTCAGTTTGGCATCAGAAAAAAGTTACCTCTTAGAAAGTTTTCGAATGTTTCCAGTGTTCAAGAACGAACAGATTCTCCGATCACAGATTTGGCAGATGATACATCGAAAAATGTAGTAGAAGAACCTCGAACAAAGGAAGTACAGTTGAGGGGGAAATCATGGGGACAAAATGTTGCATTTCCAAACGATGCACCAAAGCGCATTGAAGCATATGGCAGTAAAACATGGGAAGTTGATAATACAGGATATAACTCAAACTTTGGAGGAGAAACATGGATAGCAGCTAACAAAGATTTTCCAGCAGCTCCATGGGTTCCAAAATcatcaattg cacaATCGCAAGATTCGACCAAAAATACTCCAAACGAAAATGAAAACATCGAAAACCCTGTCCAAGCTTGGGGGACAGGGTATGGCACAAAAACATGGAAGGGAAATGCTTGGGACAGTAATGTTGTCTGGAAAACTGGATTTGGCGGGGCACTACCTTGGACACCTGATAACAGCAGCAATGCTTGGCCATTTGCAGATCAACCCAGCATCGAAAGTGATTCTCGAACTGATGCAAAAAATGAACTTGTCTGGTCACAACCAGCAATCAGCAAAGATACTGATGCTGATTCCAAACTTAAACCAATAGAACTTTCGAATCAACGAGGAAATGGAGTTAGAATTAAATGGCCTTCTAAACAGAAAGGTGGTCCATACAGTCTAAAGAAAACTACACCAAGTCGTAGAACAGAAGAAGAAAGTTGGGGTGATGATAGTAGTGTTGGAGTTGTTTGGAAAGATCAAAAAACAAGTACACCATCATCTGATCTTTCAACGG CAAATGCACCAGTTAATATCGATAATTCAAAAGGACAACAATGGCAGAGTGGAGGGTGGAAAGTGAAGACATTTGACGAAGAACCGAAATTAACAACATTTTCTTGGAAAAGTAATATTCCAATCAAGACTAGTAACCTAATTAGTGTTAAATTAGATTCAGCAGATGATACTGCACCAGTTCCTGAACCAGTTAGTTGGAATCAAGGCCAATGGCCATCAGGTGAAATAAACGGATTCCCTTATTGGGTATTTGGAGGATGCAAAATTCAATGTAGGTCAACGGAAAATGACGCAAACGATGATACTGACAATAAAGACACAAGATCAGACACCGCTGAAGATGATACTTCTTCTGCACCAACAGATGCACCACCAACAACAGTTTCAAAGGAATGGCCATCTCAGGAAACAAGTGGTAAAAGCTGGAGACCCCCTTCAAAATCATGGAAGCCTCCTCATCCAAAACGCCAACCTCCTACTAAATCTTGGAAGCCACCACCAACAAAATCTTGGCAACCACCTCCTACAAAATCATGGAAGCCTCCCGTGGGACCAAATATACCAATTAAGTTTCCCGTACCTCCTCCAAATGCATGGAAAAATCCTTCTTCAAGTACCAGTTTGACTGAACCAACTCCAACACCCACTACACCTTGGACAGAAACTCCAACTCAACCCCCTACGAATTGGAATCCACCAGCTACTTTTCCACCATCAATGCAATGGAAAAATCCTGGTATTAAGTCAGTTAAAAGCTGGAAACCACCTCCCACAAAGACTTGGAAACCACCAACCGGCTTAGGTAAGAGTTGGAAACCACCAATCGCCACACCCATTCCTGATGCATGGCCTTCTCCATCAAAACCAGATTGTAAGGATACCACTCAGGCACCACCTTCAACACTGCAGCCAAAAAAGGAAGATGAGAGCGGAGAGGATGTACctcctaaaataattattatcaccaaattaccaaaaaataaagtatttcctCCTACCTCAGATGACAAAGATACCGACGATGATTCTAAACCAAAACCAACTAACAAGCCATGGAAGTTTCCAGCGAGAAAATACAACccaaaaagcagtaaaaatagAAGAGATCGATTTATTACTCCAAAGGGGAATAGTAAGAAATTTCCTCTGCCgcctggaaaatattttaagcctgGGAGTACGATCAAAGGCTGGCCTAAAGGCGTTCCGCCCCCGACATTTGTTTGGCctgtaaataaattgaaaaagtttcccGGTAAAAAGCCAAGCTCTCTGGAtcagttcaaaaaatatatggaaGCAAATCAGAAGAAATCGAAATCGAAGACATGGAAGCAAATGATTAAGAAGTGGATCAACGGtcgataa
- the LOC107444562 gene encoding zinc finger protein 37, which yields MAIPALKPAVVMNFTESQQACNILEKLWSQRESGRFCDVVLHVQGQKFCAHRNVLAACSPYFDSVLKKHKTEKEQLTLTCQNMDAFLLLLNYMYTGVIIIDLSNVSELLRLSNHFLINKLKNFCAEYLIKYLDYSNCFLIKELAEKYSLPILHRSADNFIRSNIAELFDKNELLESPVFKLKQFFSENNLLIPKHLLFPFICKWLEHNVSDRENDFAILLSFIDWNAVDYLHLENYLRSTSLNERSPKCIYLILSAMEENKMELSVFHDKFLILKSQFGTTVDGDEKDAMKNEKNTLDSDYSAAVPVTVAPLERRENDVYQCDEMTAPKDDESSNSSYNVPDNGADGFDESESSDNAAEDPPIEPIKVESGQEKLKTPIKKSIMTRRSSLLTAGREVVPAIRITRSSTGTKVTKSTPKKVSKTKKAKKPSKNVSTKQKQLNVVKSESLQKRYVSETDTEDDDEEDDGNVSSSDSSVEESLNGPTKKSKWKDGVKCPHCCYIAHSSVRLEQHVSRVHAKDVTYKCKECDFTCKWSREYYMHMKTHFQGPPFKCESCEYTCDRIQFLLSHRMRHTDERPFKCDECDHRARTKANLECHMRCHTGEKPYQCEICERRFAIKASLDQHLSSHREDRPYLCDICGFSTKYQSHLFSHKRIHTGDVFRCNFPNCTYSTPKRSQLGSHHRTHTGVRSHICAICGRAFTEKSHLVRHERIHLNEKPFKCEQCDYSSSRKDKLKEHIMKHHGENASAKRPFRPRKQRRESQLENSYPHQIKAAPSESENTQPQQHIELQNAMEAASSSVPVVYTYDSSHQDSIYNHAVVGLQQLGVHNYQISFMDQRNHQPYHHQHVPIGPTPPSAIPTMIPDQNRLNSVAIPSQDGTNVVGQPGEYNTYISYM from the exons ATGGCAATTCCAGCTTTAAAACCTGCTGTTGTTATGAATTTCACAGAAAGTCAGCAGGCATGTAACATTCTTGAAAAGCTATGGAGTCAGCGTGAATCTGGACGATTTTGTGATGTTGTGCTTCATGTACAAGGCCAGAAATTTTGTGCACATCGCAATGTTTTAGCAGCTTGTAGCCCGTATTTcgattctgttttaaaaaagcacAAGACAGAAAAGGAACAGCTTACCCTAACATGTCAAAACATGGATGCATTTCTATTACTCTTAAACTATATGTATACAGGTGtcataattattgatttaagtaATGTTTCAGAATTGCTTAGACTCTCCAATCATTTTCTTATTAAcaagttaaaaaacttttgcGCTGaatatctcattaaatatttagattattcaAACTGCTTTCTTATCAAGGAGTTagctgaaaaatatagtttaccTATTCTGCATAGAAGTGCTGACAATTTTATTCGATCTAATATTGCtgaactttttgataaaaatgaacttCTAGAATCacctgtttttaaattaaagcagtTTTTCAGTGAAAACAACCTCCTTATTCCGAAGCATttgttatttccttttatttgtaAGTGGTTGGAACATAATGTTAGTGATAGAGAAAATGACTTTGCAATTTTACTTTCGTTTATCGACTGGAATGCTGTAGATTATTTGCATTTAGAAAACTATTTGAGATCGACGTCCCTGAATGAAAGGAGTCCGAAATGCATATATCTGATACTATCTGCTATGgaggaaaataaaatggaattgtCTGTATTTCATGAtaagtttctaattttgaaatcacagtTTGGTACCACGGTTGATGGCGATGAAAAGGATgctatgaaaaatgaaaaaaatacattagatTCTGATTATTCTGCTGCTGTGCCAGTTACTGTGGCACCATTAGAAAGGCGGGAAAACGATGTATATCAATGTGATGAAATGACAGCTCCAAAAGACGATGAATCAAGCAATAGTAGTTATAATGTTCCTGATAATGGTGCTGATGGTTTTGATGAAAGTGAGAGTTCTGACAATGCTGCTGAAGATCCACCCATTGAGCCTATCAAGGTTGAATCTGGACAAGAAAAGTTGAAAACcc caataaaaaaaagcattatgaCTAGAAGAAGTTCCCTACTAACTGCAGGCAGAGAAGTAGTTCCTGCAATTAGAATAACTCGTTCCTCAACTGGCACCAAAGTTACTAAATCTACTCCTAAGAAAGtatcaaaaacaaagaaagccAAAAAACCCAGCAAGAATGTTTCCACGAAGCAAAAACAATTGAATGTTGTGAAAAGTGAATCATTGCAGAAACGTTATGTCTCAGAAACTGATACAGAAGACGATGATGAGGAAGATGATGGAAATGTGAGTTCCAGTGATTCAAGTGTAGAAGAATCTTTAAATGGACCTACTAAAAAATCGAAATGGAAAGACGGAGTTAAATGCCCTCATTGTTGCTATATAGCTCATTCTTCTGTTAGATTAGAACAACATGTTTCTCGTGTGCATGCAAAAGATGTAACTTATAAGTGTAAAGAGTGTGACTTTACATGCAAGTGGAGCCGAGAATATTACATGCATATGAAAACACATTTTCAAGGTCCTCCTTTCAAATGCGAAAGTTGTGAATATACTTGTGACAGAATACAGTTTCTTTTATCTCATCGTATGAGGCATACTGACGAAAGGCCTTTCAAATGTGATGAATGTGACCACCGTGCTCGAACCAAGGCAAATTTGGAGTGCCATATGAGATGTCACACTGGGGAAAAACCATATCAATGTGAAATTTGTGAGCGTAGATTTGCCATAAAAGCCAGTCTGGATCAACACCTTTCATCACATCGTGAAGATAGACCTTATTTGTGTGACATATGTGGTTTTAGTACAAAATATCAATCACATTTGTTTTCTCATAAAAGGATACATACAGGTGACGTGTTTCGTTGTAATTTTCCGAACTGTACCTACAGTACACCCAAAAGAAGCCAATTAGGATCCCATCACCGAACTCACACTGGCGTACGTTCTCACATTTGTGCGATTTGCGGCAGAGCATTTACTGAAAAGAGTCACCTCGTAAGACACGAACGCATTCATCTGAATGAAAAGCCATTTAAATGTGAACAATGTGATTATTCTAGCTCTCGTAAAGATAAGCTAAAGGAGCACATTATGAAACATCATGGAGAAAATGCATCTGCCAAACGTCCCTTTAGGCCTCGAAAGCAAAGGAGAGAGAGTCAACTGGAAAATTCCTATCCACATCAAATTAAAGCAGCACCTTCAGAATCTGAGAACACCCAACCTCAACAACATATAGAACTACAAAATGCTATGGAAGCTGCCTCCTCTTCGGTGCCAGTAGTTTATACTTATGATTCATCTCATCAAGATTCCATTTACAATCATGCTGTTGTTGGTTTACAACAACTTGGTGTGCATAACTACCAGATATCATTTATGGATCAAAGGAATCATCAGCCTTATCATCATCAACATGTACCTATTGGACCAACACCACCCTCAGCTATACCTACTATGATTCCTGatcaaaatagattaaatagtGTAGCAATACCCTCTCAGGATGGCACAAATGTTGTGGGACAACCAGGGGAATATAACACTTATATATCTTatatgtaa